From Pseudomonadota bacterium, a single genomic window includes:
- a CDS encoding tetratricopeptide repeat protein, with protein MARKYTRKQLNQPDEFITMTQRAWGWVTDHTTRVLAMIGVTTVIVAAAWTWEHLSLRRAEGSTSVLSKALAVNEAAVMPTASAQAAEAGTAPRFTTESARLSAADQAFDRAIAEGRGRQLRALAVLMRAGVRYQRGRYQEAQADYQAFLRDADEDTTRLFGAAATEGLMYAFEARQRWSEALAAARRLPHEGDARFDALYHEGRLLLGKGDRKGGRERLQQVVAGAKSRTLIERASQALTALRDAP; from the coding sequence GTGGCCCGAAAGTACACGCGCAAACAACTCAACCAGCCCGATGAGTTCATCACCATGACCCAGCGCGCCTGGGGCTGGGTGACGGACCATACCACTCGCGTGCTGGCGATGATCGGCGTCACGACCGTGATCGTCGCCGCGGCCTGGACCTGGGAGCACCTCTCCCTGCGGCGCGCCGAGGGCAGCACCAGCGTGCTTTCCAAGGCGCTGGCGGTCAACGAGGCTGCCGTCATGCCGACCGCGAGCGCGCAAGCCGCGGAGGCGGGGACGGCGCCGCGCTTCACAACCGAGAGCGCGCGCCTGAGCGCCGCAGACCAGGCGTTTGACCGGGCCATCGCGGAGGGCCGCGGCCGCCAGCTCCGCGCGCTGGCAGTGCTGATGCGAGCCGGGGTGCGTTACCAGCGCGGGCGCTATCAAGAGGCGCAAGCTGACTATCAGGCCTTCCTGCGCGATGCGGACGAAGACACGACGCGCCTCTTCGGCGCCGCGGCGACCGAGGGGCTGATGTACGCCTTCGAGGCGCGCCAGCGATGGTCGGAGGCCCTGGCCGCCGCGCGGCGGCTGCCCCACGAGGGCGACGCACGCTTCGATGCCCTCTATCACGAGGGTCGGCTGCTGCTCGGCAAGGGCGATCGCAAGGGCGGCCGCGAACGGCTGCAGCAGGTCGTGGCCGGGGCGAAGTCACGCACGCTGATCGAACGCGCGTCGCAGGCCCTCACGGCCCTGCGCGACGCGCCCTAA
- a CDS encoding PQQ-binding-like beta-propeller repeat protein has translation MAREAMAGQALAGQAARSLPAALLSSLLLVGGCASLARLDLHGPPRQPGRGELPALHVVWGKQLVQHELLSYRPQEWASAAIDEHGTIYVGSSAKRFMALAADGQELWQLATRGGVASRPLYHAETRTVYFGADDGRLYAVDARDGRLRWTFSTEGTVAQAPVYHDGVLLFTTSENRIYGVDARTGRWRWQYDREPGEGFGMQGFAGVLVHQNVAYTGFSDGMLVALRPGSGALVWTRALAAGAERFGDVDATPVVLGRAIVAASHSGGVYALAPETGAVQWHAPLEGTVALTASGRRLFVSSVTAGVVALDERGGELWRQGLPSGVPALTLALGPYLLVSGTETGLFVVASASGELLQYFDPGHGFSAPPAAGSGLVLLLSNLGRLYALAFS, from the coding sequence ATGGCCAGAGAGGCGATGGCCGGGCAGGCGCTGGCCGGGCAGGCGGCGCGGTCGCTGCCGGCGGCGCTGCTGAGCAGCTTGCTCTTGGTTGGCGGCTGCGCCAGCCTCGCTCGACTCGACCTCCACGGCCCGCCGCGCCAACCCGGCCGCGGCGAGCTGCCTGCCCTGCATGTCGTCTGGGGCAAACAGCTCGTCCAGCATGAGTTGCTAAGCTATCGACCCCAGGAGTGGGCCTCCGCCGCCATCGACGAGCACGGAACGATCTACGTCGGCTCGAGCGCCAAACGCTTCATGGCGCTGGCAGCCGATGGCCAGGAACTCTGGCAGCTGGCGACGCGCGGCGGCGTCGCCTCGCGCCCGCTCTACCACGCCGAGACGCGCACCGTTTATTTCGGCGCCGACGATGGGCGCTTGTACGCCGTGGATGCGCGCGATGGGCGCCTGCGCTGGACCTTCTCGACCGAGGGCACGGTCGCCCAAGCCCCCGTCTACCACGATGGGGTGCTGCTCTTCACGACGAGCGAGAACCGCATCTACGGCGTCGACGCGCGCACTGGGCGCTGGCGCTGGCAGTACGATCGGGAGCCGGGCGAGGGCTTCGGCATGCAGGGCTTCGCGGGCGTGCTGGTGCATCAGAACGTGGCCTACACCGGGTTCTCCGACGGGATGCTCGTCGCGCTGCGGCCGGGATCGGGTGCGCTGGTGTGGACGCGCGCGCTCGCGGCCGGCGCGGAGCGCTTCGGCGATGTGGACGCCACGCCCGTCGTGCTCGGCCGCGCGATCGTCGCGGCCAGTCATAGCGGCGGTGTCTATGCCCTGGCACCCGAGACCGGCGCCGTGCAATGGCACGCACCCCTCGAAGGTACCGTCGCCCTGACGGCAAGTGGACGCCGCCTCTTTGTGTCGTCCGTGACGGCCGGCGTGGTGGCGCTCGACGAACGCGGCGGCGAGCTCTGGCGCCAGGGCCTGCCCTCCGGAGTGCCCGCCCTGACGCTGGCCTTGGGCCCCTACCTGCTGGTCTCCGGAACGGAGACGGGGCTCTTCGTCGTCGCCAGCGCGAGCGGCGAGCTGCTGCAGTACTTCGACCCGGGCCATGGCTTCAGCGCCCCGCCAGCGGCGGGGTCGGGGTTGGTGCTGCTGCTGAGCAACCTCGGCCGGCTCTACGCGCTGGCTTTCAGCTGA
- a CDS encoding response regulator codes for MPELAREAFRAIAEYTYDWESWIGPLGETRWINAAVERMTGYSVAACLELPSYPLPLVHEEDRDTVREVLAGAAQGTSGNDLEFRISRRDGAPCWGAMSWQPLTGSEGRRLGYRTSVRNITERKRTEARLCVALARAERADRARAAFLASVSHELRTPLHGILGFAELLTRSTLAPQQAHWLGLLREQGQLLLHLVDHLLDVAARDAVRPPQPWERFDVAALVRRVVEAQRSRVVAKGLVLELQLADDLPPLISDRHAVEQILGNLLDNALKFTPQGSITIVASRAEDQPDELTLSVHDTGIGMPADRVADLRRPFSRGDDAAAQPQAGVGLGLAIVDHLLAQLAGRLAIETQPGRGSRFTVTLPTTGACAPPPTPRAPTEQTPSWSPRVLVVDDSAVSRELAEAFLERLGCSTETVGSARAAIARCRETAYDLVLLDRQLPDLDGASAAQLIRAQASAGQHPPRIVAMTAAVFLTHEQDATAFDDVLTKPVSFETLARCLRRHGQGEAPPADDLVALDESRLNELDQLRTAGGQSFWQRFGRQALEELQALAAEIDLMPPDGDATRLARLAHRAKGAAEIVGGVRLAARAAHAQALLEAPRATDAKPLAVELAREVRSLLNELVSRGWDGGPPAPGPGVRTLTGHCAAAEHALRPARKESP; via the coding sequence ATGCCTGAGCTCGCGCGCGAGGCCTTTCGCGCGATCGCCGAGTACACCTACGACTGGGAGAGCTGGATCGGTCCGCTCGGCGAGACGCGGTGGATCAACGCCGCCGTCGAGCGCATGACCGGCTACAGCGTCGCCGCTTGCCTGGAGCTGCCGAGCTACCCGCTGCCGCTCGTGCACGAGGAGGATCGAGACACCGTGCGCGAGGTCCTGGCCGGTGCGGCGCAGGGGACCAGCGGCAACGACTTGGAGTTCCGCATCAGCCGGCGCGACGGGGCCCCCTGCTGGGGCGCGATGAGTTGGCAGCCACTGACCGGCAGCGAGGGACGCCGCCTGGGCTACCGCACGAGCGTGCGCAACATCACCGAGCGCAAGCGTACCGAGGCGCGCTTGTGCGTGGCGCTGGCGCGTGCCGAACGGGCCGATCGGGCGCGCGCGGCCTTCCTGGCCAGCGTCAGCCACGAGTTGCGCACGCCGCTGCATGGAATCCTGGGCTTCGCCGAGCTGCTCACGCGCAGCACGCTGGCTCCGCAGCAGGCGCACTGGCTCGGGCTCCTGCGCGAACAGGGGCAGCTGCTGCTGCATCTGGTCGACCATCTCCTCGACGTCGCTGCGCGGGATGCCGTGCGCCCGCCCCAGCCCTGGGAGCGCTTCGACGTGGCGGCGCTCGTCCGGCGCGTCGTCGAGGCGCAGCGGTCGCGCGTCGTGGCCAAGGGCCTGGTGCTGGAGCTGCAGCTCGCCGACGACCTGCCACCCCTGATCAGCGATCGCCATGCCGTCGAGCAGATCCTGGGGAACCTGCTCGACAACGCGCTGAAGTTCACGCCCCAGGGGTCAATCACCATCGTTGCCTCGCGCGCTGAGGACCAGCCGGACGAGCTGACGCTGAGCGTGCACGACACGGGCATCGGCATGCCTGCTGACCGCGTTGCCGACCTGCGGAGGCCCTTCTCGCGCGGCGACGACGCCGCCGCCCAGCCCCAGGCAGGCGTGGGCCTCGGTCTGGCGATTGTCGACCACCTGCTGGCTCAGCTCGCTGGACGGCTGGCGATCGAGACCCAGCCTGGCCGTGGCTCGCGCTTCACCGTGACCCTGCCAACGACCGGGGCGTGCGCCCCGCCGCCGACGCCGCGAGCGCCGACCGAGCAGACGCCATCTTGGTCGCCACGGGTGCTCGTGGTGGACGACAGCGCCGTCAGTCGCGAGCTGGCCGAGGCCTTCCTGGAGCGGCTCGGCTGCAGCACGGAGACGGTGGGCAGCGCGCGCGCGGCGATCGCGCGCTGCCGGGAGACCGCCTACGACTTGGTGCTCTTGGACCGCCAGCTCCCCGATCTCGACGGCGCCAGCGCCGCGCAGTTGATTCGGGCTCAGGCCTCGGCGGGCCAGCATCCCCCACGCATCGTCGCCATGACCGCCGCAGTCTTTCTGACCCACGAGCAGGACGCGACCGCCTTCGACGACGTGCTCACCAAGCCCGTGTCCTTCGAGACGCTCGCTCGCTGCCTGAGACGGCATGGGCAGGGCGAGGCACCACCCGCCGACGATCTCGTCGCGCTGGATGAGTCGCGCCTCAACGAGCTCGATCAGCTGCGCACAGCAGGTGGCCAGAGCTTCTGGCAGCGCTTCGGGCGCCAGGCGCTGGAGGAGCTGCAGGCGCTGGCGGCGGAGATCGACCTCATGCCGCCTGACGGTGATGCGACGCGGCTGGCGCGGCTGGCCCACCGGGCCAAGGGTGCGGCCGAGATCGTCGGTGGGGTGCGCCTGGCCGCCCGCGCGGCTCATGCTCAGGCGCTGCTCGAAGCGCCCCGGGCTACTGACGCCAAGCCCCTCGCGGTCGAGCTCGCGCGCGAAGTCCGCTCGCTGCTCAACGAGCTCGTCAGTCGAGGATGGGATGGGGGACCCCCGGCGCCAGGACCCGGCGTCAGGACCTTGACAGGCCACTGCGCCGCCGCTGAACATGCCCTCCGGCCCGCGCGGAAGGAGAGCCCGTGA